Proteins encoded by one window of Vigna radiata var. radiata cultivar VC1973A chromosome 5, Vradiata_ver6, whole genome shotgun sequence:
- the LOC106760236 gene encoding polygalacturonase inhibitor-like, giving the protein MRRLLMMLGLYVLVLSPFPVALSERCHPQDKKVLLRFKKELNNPYFLASWDPKEDCCDWYCVKCDDRNNRIYTIFLKSDEPDPNVTGQIPPSVGDLPYLRGLNFHNLPNLVGPIQPTLAKLHKLEGIFFSNTGISGPIPEFLAHIKTLQYIELSSNRLSGPIPSSLSQLPNLISLQLDRNKLTGTIPASFGSFKKPGPDLILSHNQLSGPIPTSLGNLDPDRIDLSGNNFVGDASFLIGSKKKIRVFDLSRNAFSFDLSRLTFPKETLTWLDISHNNIYGSIPTALTKVRYFQQLNFSFNPGLKGQIPQGGGLQTFDKYSYFHTNLCGSPLPPCTK; this is encoded by the coding sequence ATGAGAAGGTTGTTAATGATGTTGGGACTATACGTCCTAGTGTTGTCCCCATTTCCAGTTGCGTTATCGGAGCGGTGCCACCCACAAGACAAGAAGGTGCTCCTCCGCTTCAAAAAGGAACTCAACAACCCTTACTTCTTAGCTTCTTGGGACCCAAAAGAGGATTGCTGTGACTGGTACTGTGTTAAGTGTGACGACAGAAATAATCGTATCTACACCATATTTCTAAAATCCGATGAGCCAGACCCCAATGTCACCGGCCAAATACCACCCTCTGTGGGTGACCTCCCTTACCTCCGGGGCCTCAACTTCCACAACCTCCCCAACCTAGTCGGCCCAATTCAGCCCACCCTCGCCAAACTCCACAAACTAGAAGGTATCTTTTTCTCCAATACTGGTATCTCAGGCCCAATACCTGAATTTCTGGCCCATATTAAGACCCTCCAGTATATCGAACTTTCCTCTAACAGACTGTCGGGCCCCATTCCCAGCTCACTTTCCCAACTGCCTAATCTCATCTCTCTCCAGCTGGACAGGAACAAATTGACGGGCACAATCCCGGCCTCTTTTGGATCCTTCAAGAAGCCCGGGCCAGATCTCATCCTCTCTCACAACCAACTTTCCGGGCCCATTCCCACTTCCTTGGGCAACCTAGACCCAGACAGGATAGACTTGTCAGGGAACAACTTCGTAGGCGATGCTTCATTTCTTATCGGGAGCAAGAAAAAGATTCGCGTATTTGACCTTTCCAGGAACGCCTTCTCCTTTGATCTGTCTCGTTTGACGTTTCCCAAGGAAACCTTAACTTGGTTGGATATCAGTCACAATAACATTTATGGCAGCATTCCAACGGCGTTGACCAAAGTGCGATATTTCCAGCAATTGAACTTCAGTTTTAATCCTGGCTTGAAGGGTCAAATACCGCAGGGTGGGGGATTGCAAACATTCGATAAATATTCCTATTTTCACACTAACTTGTGTGGCTCTCCACTTCCGCCCTGCACTAAATAG
- the LOC106760237 gene encoding polygalacturonase inhibitor-like, producing the protein MRSLLMMLGLCVLVLSPFPVAVSERCHPQDKKVLLRFKKELNNPYFLASWDPKEDCCDWYCVKCDDRNNRIYEVFLVSSFPDPNVTGQIPPSVGDLPYLEYLDFHKLPNLVGPIPTTITKLTKLKSLSITYTGLSGSIPEFLGQIKTLEYIALSFNSLSGSIPSSLSQLPNLGSLQLDRNKLTGPIPASFGSFKKPGPDLKLSHNQLSGTLPPSLGNLDPDNIDLSRNNLVGDASFLFGSKKKTQVLDLSRNAFSFDLSPVTFPKKTLIWFDINHNKIYGSLPVALTKVFSFYISLRNNFYSVFV; encoded by the coding sequence ATGCGAAGCCTGTTAATGATGTTGGGACTATGCGTCCTAGTGTTGTCCCCATTTCCAGTTGCAGTATCGGAGCGGTGCCACCCACAGGACAAGAAGGTGCTCCTCCGCTTCAAAAAGGAACTCAACAACCCTTACTTCTTAGCTTCTTGGGACCCAAAAGAGGATTGCTGTGACTGGTACTGTGTTAAGTGTGACGACAGAAATAATCGTATCTACGAAGTATTTCTAGTATCCTCTTTTCCAGACCCCAATGTCACTGGCCAAATACCACCCTCTGTGGGTGACCTCCCTTACCTCGAGTACCTTGACTTTCACAAGCTCCCCAACCTCGTCGGCCCAATTCCGACAACCATCACCAAACTCACCAAACTCAAATCTCTCTCTATCACATATACTGGTCTCTCAGGCTCAATACCTGAATTTCTAGGCCAGATTAAGACCCTCGAGTATATAGCCCTTTCCTTTAACAGCCTCTCGGGCTCCATTCCCAGCTCACTTTCCCAGCTCCCTAATCTCGGGTCTCTACAGTTGGACAGGAACAAATTGACGGGCCCAATCCCGGCCTCTTTCGGGTCCTTCAAGAAGCCCGGGCCAGATCTCAAACTCTCTCACAACCAACTTTCTGGGACCCTTCCCCCTTCCTTGGGCAACCTAGACCCAGACAATATAGACTTGTCAAGGAACAACTTGGTAGGCGATGCTTCATTTCTTTTCGGAAGCAAGAAAAAAACTCAGGTACTTGATCTTTCCAGGAACGCCTTCTCCTTTGATCTGTCTCCTGTGACGTTTCCGAAGAAAACCTTGATTTGGTTTGATATCAATCACAATAAGATTTATGGAAGCCTTCCAGTGGCGTTGACCAAAgtgtttagtttttatatttctctacgtaacaatttttattctgtttttgtATGA